In Streptomyces sp. RFCAC02, the following proteins share a genomic window:
- the obgE gene encoding GTPase ObgE produces the protein MTTFVDRVELHVVAGNGGHGCASVHREKFKPLGGPDGGDGGRGGSVTLVVDSGVTTLLEYHHRPHRKAGNGKPGAGGNRTGAHGEDLVLPVPDGTVVLTPDGEVLADLVGEGTAFVAGQGGRGGLGNAALASPRRKAPGFALLGEPGEERDIVLELKTVADVALVGFPSAGKSSLISVLSAARPKIADYPFTTLVPNLGVVTAGETVYTVADVPGLIPGASEGKGLGLDFLRHVERCSVLVHVLDCATLESDRDPLSDLDTIEEELARYGGLDDRPRLVVLNKTDIPDGQELADLVRPELAARGLPAFEVSAVSRKGLRELSFALAEQVGRARAARPAETPTRIVITPRAVNETGFTVRPEGEGFFRVRGEKPERWVRQTDFTNEEAVGYLADRLNRLGVETELLRAGAREGDGVAIGGDDDAVVFDFEPSVSGGAEMLGRRGEDHRMNQLRPAVQRRRDREARRRDGADREFEEFSPFD, from the coding sequence ATGACCACCTTCGTGGACCGCGTCGAACTGCACGTCGTCGCGGGTAACGGGGGCCACGGCTGCGCCTCCGTGCACCGGGAGAAGTTCAAGCCGCTCGGCGGCCCCGACGGGGGCGACGGCGGGCGCGGCGGCAGCGTGACGCTGGTCGTGGACAGCGGCGTGACCACGCTCCTCGAGTACCACCACCGCCCGCACCGCAAGGCGGGCAACGGCAAGCCGGGCGCCGGCGGCAACCGCACCGGCGCGCACGGCGAGGACCTGGTCCTGCCCGTCCCCGACGGCACGGTCGTCCTGACGCCGGACGGCGAGGTCCTCGCCGACCTCGTGGGCGAGGGCACGGCCTTCGTCGCCGGGCAGGGCGGTCGCGGCGGGCTCGGCAACGCCGCGCTGGCCTCGCCGCGCCGCAAGGCGCCCGGGTTCGCGCTGCTCGGCGAGCCGGGTGAGGAACGCGACATCGTGCTGGAACTGAAGACCGTCGCCGATGTGGCGCTGGTCGGGTTCCCGAGCGCGGGCAAGTCGTCGCTGATCTCCGTGCTGTCGGCCGCGCGGCCGAAGATCGCCGACTACCCGTTCACCACCCTCGTGCCGAACCTCGGCGTCGTCACGGCGGGGGAGACCGTCTACACCGTCGCGGACGTCCCGGGGCTCATCCCGGGCGCCAGCGAGGGCAAGGGCCTCGGCCTGGACTTCCTGCGGCACGTGGAGCGCTGCTCGGTCCTCGTCCACGTCCTGGACTGCGCGACGCTGGAGAGCGACCGCGACCCGCTCTCCGACCTCGACACGATCGAGGAGGAGCTGGCCCGGTACGGCGGTCTCGACGACCGGCCCCGGCTCGTCGTCCTGAACAAGACGGATATCCCGGACGGGCAGGAGCTGGCGGATCTCGTGCGCCCCGAACTGGCGGCGCGCGGCCTGCCGGCCTTCGAGGTTTCCGCGGTGTCCCGCAAAGGGCTCAGGGAGCTTTCCTTCGCGCTCGCCGAGCAGGTCGGGCGGGCGCGCGCGGCGCGGCCGGCGGAGACGCCGACGCGTATTGTCATCACCCCCCGCGCGGTGAATGAGACCGGATTCACGGTGCGCCCCGAGGGCGAGGGTTTCTTCCGGGTGCGCGGCGAGAAGCCGGAGCGCTGGGTGCGGCAGACGGATTTCACGAACGAGGAGGCCGTCGGCTATCTCGCGGACCGTCTGAACAGGCTCGGCGTCGAGACGGAACTGCTGCGCGCCGGTGCCCGCGAGGGCGACGGCGTGGCCATCGGCGGGGACGACGACGCGGTCGTCTTCGACTTCGAGCCGTCCGTGTCCGGCGGTGCCGAGATGCTCGGCCGCCGCGGCGAGGACCACCGGATGAACCAGCTTCGGCCGGCCGTCCAGCGCCGCCGTGACCGCGAGGCCAGGCGGCGGGACGGCGCGGACCGCGAATTCGAGGAATTCAGTCCTTTCGACTGA
- a CDS encoding CDP-glycerol glycerophosphotransferase family protein, producing MIPGELKRRLRFLPEADAEERDAFLGEAGAFLASVPAGKLRRLPPLERVKWHLVGERRVDDLLRAIAFERINPSAFPVRGRLRPYISVPGIEDRSLPASVTRLRLREMPVRAKATDVLWQDGKIVLRGYAFVANLPGGGSGPMPRLAWLRAPGGRRIPVRYRAAESLRATRDSKQALHNYDDAGFEIVIDPAKLKSRGKWKDGTWGLTLALPRPGGYVPGKVERADIGSAGHSQARDLGDGARLVAGFADDVFQVRIDIPEAEIVDQTATADTLRLGLRAPASAKRATKLRITRKGKSAGTEYLLVPADGADPRRLRYTVDIPLADLSVGTEKERKTHDFITHIEFADGSSRRATVTEDFLPGRYLRSGGREIAVTTDGPGLLKLHDRLRQAVVDRLEWAGSELVVEGSYAGPGDRKCFVLRHGERFEEHVLPLEWSEAQSRFTARIAPDRMSLYDAILPLRAGRWYFSLRDQDAWGKKEDVPVKLRADLIDTLASVKKRVSGRTYTINRRYFDRIFLASGPVLSAEERGAYRQRQLREVLTPQFKQEPLREAVFYNSFGGKQFSDSPRAVYEELVRRGVEVEHLWSVADEQVDVPPGVRPVEWHSREWYEALARSRYVITNVGLGDWYTRREGQCVVQTWHGTPLKKIGADLLGTPRANLQYIASLPHRFRQFDFVVSPNAFTTPIMRNAFRCEGEILESGYPRNDIFHRPDRDKIAQRVRATLGIPEGRKVILYAPTWRDDQRHNASKFKLDLQVDLNAARDALGDDHVFLFRKHPKILDAIPGAGQGFVYDVSAYPDIAELYLITDVLITDYSSVLFDYAHSGRPMLFFTYDLEHYRDTLRGFYFDFTEKAPGPLIKTSEQLVHAIRDIDNVGRTYADKYARFVKEFCEPSDGLATARVVDRMLEIGRGTAG from the coding sequence GTGATTCCGGGCGAGCTGAAGCGCCGCCTCCGGTTCCTGCCGGAGGCCGACGCCGAGGAGCGCGATGCCTTCCTGGGCGAGGCGGGCGCGTTCCTCGCGTCCGTGCCCGCGGGGAAGCTGCGCCGTCTTCCGCCGCTGGAGAGAGTGAAGTGGCACCTCGTCGGCGAGCGCCGGGTGGACGACCTGCTGAGGGCCATCGCCTTCGAGCGGATCAACCCCTCGGCGTTCCCGGTCCGCGGCAGACTGCGCCCGTACATCTCCGTGCCGGGCATCGAGGACCGATCGCTGCCCGCGTCCGTGACCCGGCTGCGGCTGCGGGAGATGCCGGTGCGCGCCAAGGCGACGGACGTGCTGTGGCAGGACGGGAAGATCGTGCTGCGCGGCTACGCCTTCGTGGCGAACCTGCCCGGCGGCGGCTCAGGACCGATGCCGCGCCTCGCCTGGCTGCGGGCGCCGGGCGGGCGCCGCATCCCCGTGCGCTACCGCGCGGCGGAGTCCCTGCGCGCGACGCGTGACTCCAAGCAGGCCCTGCACAACTACGACGACGCCGGGTTCGAGATCGTGATCGACCCGGCCAAGCTCAAGTCGCGCGGCAAGTGGAAGGACGGCACCTGGGGCCTCACCCTGGCGCTGCCGCGGCCCGGCGGCTACGTCCCCGGCAAGGTGGAGCGCGCGGACATCGGGTCGGCGGGGCACTCCCAGGCCCGCGACCTCGGTGACGGCGCCCGGCTCGTCGCGGGGTTCGCCGACGACGTGTTCCAGGTGCGGATCGACATACCCGAGGCGGAGATCGTCGACCAGACGGCCACCGCCGACACCCTGCGCCTCGGCCTGCGGGCGCCCGCGTCGGCCAAGCGCGCCACCAAGCTCAGGATCACGCGCAAGGGCAAGTCCGCCGGCACCGAGTACCTCCTGGTCCCGGCGGACGGCGCCGACCCCCGCCGGCTGCGGTACACGGTGGACATCCCGCTCGCCGACCTCTCCGTGGGCACCGAGAAGGAACGCAAGACCCACGACTTCATCACCCACATCGAGTTCGCCGACGGCTCGTCGCGCCGCGCCACGGTCACCGAGGACTTCCTGCCGGGCCGCTACCTGCGGTCGGGCGGGCGGGAGATCGCCGTCACGACCGACGGCCCCGGGCTGCTGAAGCTGCACGACCGGCTGCGGCAGGCCGTCGTCGACCGCCTGGAGTGGGCCGGCTCCGAGCTGGTCGTCGAGGGCTCCTACGCGGGTCCCGGCGACCGGAAGTGCTTCGTCCTGCGGCACGGCGAGCGGTTCGAGGAGCACGTGCTGCCGCTGGAGTGGTCCGAGGCGCAGAGCCGGTTCACCGCGCGGATCGCGCCGGACCGCATGTCGCTGTACGACGCGATCCTGCCGCTGCGCGCGGGCCGTTGGTACTTCTCGCTGCGCGACCAGGACGCGTGGGGCAAGAAGGAGGACGTGCCGGTCAAGCTGCGCGCCGACCTGATCGACACGCTCGCGTCCGTCAAGAAGCGGGTCTCCGGGCGGACGTACACGATCAACCGCCGCTACTTCGACCGGATCTTCCTCGCCTCGGGTCCCGTGCTGTCCGCCGAGGAGCGCGGCGCGTACCGGCAGCGGCAGCTCCGCGAGGTGCTGACGCCGCAGTTCAAGCAGGAGCCGCTGCGGGAGGCCGTGTTCTACAACAGCTTCGGCGGCAAGCAGTTCTCCGACTCGCCGCGCGCGGTGTACGAGGAACTGGTGCGCCGGGGCGTCGAGGTGGAGCACCTGTGGTCGGTCGCCGACGAGCAGGTCGACGTGCCGCCGGGGGTCCGCCCGGTCGAGTGGCACAGCCGCGAGTGGTACGAGGCGCTGGCCCGCAGCCGGTACGTCATCACCAACGTCGGCCTCGGCGACTGGTACACGCGCCGTGAGGGGCAGTGCGTCGTGCAGACGTGGCACGGCACGCCGCTGAAGAAGATCGGCGCCGATCTCCTCGGCACGCCCAGGGCGAACCTGCAGTACATCGCGAGCCTGCCGCACCGCTTCCGGCAGTTCGACTTCGTCGTGTCGCCGAACGCGTTCACCACCCCGATCATGCGGAACGCGTTCCGGTGCGAGGGCGAGATCCTGGAGTCGGGCTACCCGCGCAACGACATCTTCCACCGGCCCGACCGCGACAAGATCGCGCAGCGGGTGCGGGCGACCCTGGGCATTCCCGAGGGCCGCAAGGTGATCCTGTACGCGCCGACCTGGCGGGACGACCAGCGGCACAACGCGTCCAAGTTCAAGCTCGACCTCCAGGTCGACCTGAACGCGGCGCGCGACGCGCTGGGCGACGACCACGTCTTCCTGTTCCGGAAGCACCCGAAGATCCTCGACGCCATCCCCGGCGCCGGTCAGGGCTTCGTGTACGACGTCTCGGCCTACCCGGACATCGCGGAGCTGTACCTGATCACCGACGTCCTGATCACGGACTACTCGTCGGTGCTCTTCGACTACGCGCACTCCGGCCGGCCGATGCTCTTCTTCACCTACGACCTGGAGCACTACCGGGACACGCTGCGCGGCTTCTACTTCGACTTCACGGAGAAGGCGCCCGGGCCGCTGATCAAGACGTCCGAGCAGCTCGTCCACGCGATCCGCGACATCGACAACGTCGGGCGCACGTACGCCGACAAGTACGCACGGTTCGTCAAGGAGTTCTGCGAGCCGTCGGACGGCCTGGCGACGGCGCGGGTCGTGGACCGGATGCTGGAGATCGGGCGGGGCACCGCGGGCTGA
- a CDS encoding bifunctional cytidylyltransferase/SDR family oxidoreductase → MSNQPNGPSPHTTAVVLAGGTGQRVGLSIPKQLIKIAGKAVIEHTLAVFEDADEIDDVIVLMAPGYVPDVERIVAKSGLTKVSRVIEGGATRNETTQRAIAALGEGLADGEERHVLFHDAVRPLLSRRVIADCVKALERYQAVDVAIPSADTIIVTRTHGEDGEFITDVPDRSRLRRGQTPQAFRLSTIRRAYEIAAGDPNFQATDDCSVVLKYLPDVPIHVVPGDEYNMKVTQPVDVFITDKLFQLASTAVPQQSDEDAYRERLTGRTVVVFGGSYGIGKDIADLAERYGASVYALGRSTTGTHVENPRDVCDALEKAYAETGRIDYVVNTAGILRIGKLAETDDATIEEALTVNYLAPVRIARAAHKYLAESHGQLLLYTSSSYTRGRAEYSLYSSTKAAMVNLTQALADEWAADGVRVNCVNPERTATPMRTKAFGEEPAGSLLSSEAVARTSLDVLLSGMTGHVIDVRQQDPTADASSAGSFERALAAAISADSAEDAA, encoded by the coding sequence TTGTCCAACCAACCCAACGGACCGTCCCCTCACACCACAGCGGTCGTACTCGCCGGTGGTACGGGTCAGCGCGTGGGTCTCTCCATACCGAAGCAGCTGATCAAGATCGCGGGAAAGGCCGTCATCGAACACACCCTCGCGGTTTTCGAGGACGCCGACGAGATCGACGACGTGATCGTGCTGATGGCCCCCGGCTATGTCCCGGACGTCGAGCGGATCGTCGCGAAGAGCGGTCTCACCAAGGTCAGCCGGGTCATCGAGGGCGGCGCGACGCGCAACGAGACCACCCAGCGGGCCATCGCCGCCCTCGGCGAGGGCCTCGCGGACGGCGAGGAGCGGCATGTGCTGTTCCACGACGCCGTGCGGCCGCTGCTGTCCCGCCGCGTCATAGCCGACTGCGTCAAGGCCCTGGAGCGCTACCAGGCGGTGGACGTGGCCATACCCTCGGCCGACACGATCATCGTGACCCGCACGCACGGCGAGGACGGCGAGTTCATCACCGACGTGCCCGACCGCTCCCGGCTGCGGCGCGGCCAGACCCCCCAGGCGTTCCGGCTCTCCACCATCCGCCGCGCCTACGAGATCGCCGCCGGCGACCCGAACTTCCAGGCGACCGACGACTGCTCCGTGGTCCTGAAGTACCTGCCGGACGTGCCGATCCACGTCGTCCCGGGTGACGAGTACAACATGAAGGTCACCCAGCCCGTCGACGTCTTCATCACCGACAAGCTGTTCCAGCTCGCCTCCACCGCCGTCCCGCAGCAGTCCGACGAGGACGCCTACCGGGAGCGGCTCACCGGGCGGACCGTCGTCGTCTTCGGCGGCTCCTACGGCATCGGCAAGGACATCGCCGACCTCGCCGAGCGGTACGGCGCCAGCGTCTACGCCCTCGGCCGCTCCACGACCGGCACCCACGTCGAGAACCCGCGCGATGTCTGCGACGCCCTGGAGAAGGCGTACGCCGAGACCGGCCGCATCGACTACGTCGTGAACACCGCGGGGATCCTGCGCATCGGCAAGCTCGCCGAGACGGACGACGCCACCATCGAGGAGGCGCTCACCGTCAACTACCTGGCGCCCGTCCGCATCGCCCGCGCCGCGCACAAGTACCTCGCCGAGTCCCACGGCCAGCTCCTGCTGTACACCTCCAGCAGCTACACGCGGGGCCGCGCCGAGTACAGCCTGTACTCCTCCACGAAGGCCGCCATGGTCAACCTGACCCAGGCCCTCGCCGACGAGTGGGCCGCCGACGGCGTGCGCGTCAACTGCGTCAACCCCGAGCGGACCGCCACGCCGATGCGCACCAAGGCGTTCGGCGAGGAGCCCGCCGGGAGCCTGCTGTCCTCCGAGGCCGTCGCCCGCACCTCCCTCGACGTGCTGCTGTCCGGCATGACCGGCCACGTCATCGACGTCCGCCAGCAGGACCCGACGGCCGACGCGAGCAGCGCGGGCTCCTTCGAGCGCGCCCTCGCCGCCGCGATCAGCGCCGACTCGGCGGAGGATGCCGCATGA
- the rplU gene encoding 50S ribosomal protein L21: protein MYAIVRTGGRQQKVAVGDVIETDRLAGNEVGDTVELSTLLVVDGDTVTSDPWVLAGVKVTAEVLDHTKGEKIRIQKFKNKTGYRRRMGHRQLQTQLKITEIPAPAAK, encoded by the coding sequence GTGTACGCGATCGTGCGCACCGGCGGCCGTCAGCAGAAGGTTGCTGTCGGCGACGTCATCGAGACTGACCGACTGGCCGGCAATGAGGTCGGCGACACCGTCGAGCTCTCCACCCTGCTCGTCGTGGACGGCGACACCGTGACCAGCGACCCGTGGGTCCTGGCGGGCGTCAAGGTCACGGCCGAGGTCCTCGACCACACCAAGGGCGAGAAGATCCGGATTCAGAAGTTCAAGAACAAGACCGGCTACCGCCGGCGGATGGGTCACCGCCAGCTTCAGACCCAGCTGAAGATCACCGAGATCCCCGCCCCGGCCGCGAAGTAA
- the rpmA gene encoding 50S ribosomal protein L27 gives MAHKKGASSTRNGRDSNPQYLGVKRFGGQLVNAGEILVRQRGTHFHPGQGVGRGKDDTLFALQPGTVQFGTHRDRRVVNIVPVAA, from the coding sequence ATGGCACACAAGAAGGGCGCCTCGTCCACCCGGAACGGGCGCGACTCCAACCCCCAGTACCTCGGTGTGAAGCGCTTCGGCGGCCAGCTGGTGAACGCGGGCGAGATCCTCGTCCGTCAGCGTGGCACCCACTTCCACCCCGGCCAGGGCGTCGGCCGCGGCAAGGACGACACCCTGTTCGCGCTCCAGCCGGGCACCGTGCAGTTCGGCACGCACCGCGACCGCCGTGTCGTGAACATCGTGCCGGTCGCCGCGTGA
- a CDS encoding Rne/Rng family ribonuclease, which translates to MHEPNEPAEADNTERVETDRTDDTTSPSDTLPPRRRRRATRPAAAPEPAAAGGEDEVTRVTGEAEEAPPAPRRRRATRAASAATADDGTGDAPAPARRRRTTKTAAAAAPEPAAEPTAAEDPVVPDPGTAPPPPDETPAPRRRRATRAASAPAAEAGAEAVAEPEPAAPRRRRATRAATSPEATEPAPAAVIEVPEPAEESPEAEAAAVSEVAEPAAPRRRRRATRGVATPEAVASEPAAVVEVPEAAEESPEAEAAAVSEVAEPAAPRRRRRATRGVATPEAVAAEPAGAAAEEAAEAAAPAEEAAPRRRRRATRAAAAPETVASEAAAVVEVPEPAEESPEAEAAAVSEVAEPAAPRRRRRATRDVAAPGADEEPKAAEAAAPAEEAAPRRRRRATRGAEAPEPVAEETTAPQEETAPRRRRRGGDERAEPARTSDTGHPVTAPAAPVAVFQAPVFQAPMFQTPQRAAEEAAAGRGRADEDEHEDGYEDEAAWDAEEAGGTTADDTGAEDEAYAADRPARRRRRGGRRRRRGETAERAAEAAAGGQERDEAPERAFAEDERPADHAEPDTAEPADTGDEADHDSGAADEAGGSRRRRRRRRRSGDGEGAAEPVAADDPERTVIKVREPRRKRDETAESADGVQSIKGSTRLEAKKQRRREGREQGRRRAPIITEAEFLARRESVERVMVVRESGERTQIGVLEDNVLVEHFVNKEQSASYVGNVYLGKVQNVLPSMEAAFVDIGKGRNAVLYAGEVNFEALGLGHGPRRIETALKSGQPVLVQVTKDPIGHKGARLTSQISLPGRYLVYVPEGSMTGISRKLPDTERARLKQILKRIVPEDAGVIVRTAAEGATEAELTRDVERLQAQWEEIRKKAKKGNAPSLLYGEPDMTVRVVRDIFNEDFSKVIVSGDDAWETIHGYVSHVAPDLVDRLQRWTSEVDVFATYRIDEQLAKALDRKVWLPSGGSLVIDRTEAMVVIDVNTGRFTGQGGNLEETVTRNNLEAAEEIVRQLRLRDLGGIIVIDFIDMVLESNRDLVLRRLLECLGRDRTKHQVAEVTSLGLVQMTRKRVGQGLLESFSEPCVHCNGRGVIVHVDHGQVPGGGGAGRKGRKRGKGGAEQQAEPAVRETPAEQAPVAEEPAVEEPVAEEPEPQAPVAETPAAEAPEAPATEEAGPRRRRRVTRKVSAPAGPPRSAGAAAEEVVLPAGPATAGPEPAPAAEAEAEPAPRRGARKVTVPAGSPRTTAEPEVVVVPATAATTAPEPAAAADEPADGAGSGTADVVPPPRRRAVRRASAPAGSPEGATEAVITVVPAGTKKTAARKTAKKAAAKKTAAKTTAKKTAAKKTTKKAATKKTVKKTAAKKSAKAAAAEAAPPPSVSASADE; encoded by the coding sequence ATGCACGAGCCGAACGAACCCGCGGAAGCGGACAACACAGAACGCGTCGAGACCGACCGTACGGACGACACCACCAGCCCCAGCGACACCCTTCCCCCGCGCCGCAGGCGCCGCGCCACGCGCCCGGCCGCGGCGCCCGAGCCGGCCGCGGCCGGTGGCGAGGACGAGGTGACGCGCGTCACCGGCGAGGCCGAGGAGGCGCCGCCGGCGCCGCGCCGCCGCCGTGCGACGCGCGCCGCGTCCGCCGCCACGGCCGATGACGGCACCGGCGACGCCCCGGCGCCAGCCCGGCGCCGCAGGACCACGAAGACGGCCGCCGCTGCCGCCCCGGAGCCGGCCGCCGAGCCGACGGCCGCCGAGGACCCGGTGGTCCCCGACCCGGGCACCGCCCCGCCCCCGCCGGACGAGACCCCGGCGCCGCGCCGCCGCCGTGCGACGCGCGCCGCGTCCGCTCCCGCCGCCGAGGCCGGTGCCGAAGCGGTCGCCGAGCCCGAGCCGGCCGCTCCGCGCCGTCGCCGCGCCACCCGTGCGGCCACGTCCCCGGAGGCCACCGAGCCGGCGCCCGCCGCGGTGATCGAGGTGCCGGAGCCGGCCGAGGAGTCGCCGGAGGCCGAGGCGGCCGCCGTGTCGGAGGTGGCCGAGCCGGCCGCTCCGCGCCGCCGGCGCCGCGCGACACGCGGTGTCGCGACCCCCGAGGCCGTGGCCTCCGAGCCCGCGGCCGTGGTCGAGGTCCCCGAGGCGGCCGAGGAGTCGCCGGAGGCCGAGGCGGCCGCCGTGTCGGAGGTGGCCGAGCCGGCCGCTCCGCGCCGTCGCCGCCGTGCCACACGCGGTGTCGCGACCCCCGAGGCCGTCGCTGCCGAGCCCGCCGGCGCCGCCGCCGAGGAAGCAGCCGAGGCCGCCGCACCGGCGGAGGAGGCCGCGCCGCGCCGCCGGCGCCGTGCCACGCGCGCGGCGGCGGCACCCGAGACCGTCGCCTCCGAGGCCGCGGCCGTGGTCGAGGTGCCGGAGCCGGCCGAGGAGTCGCCGGAGGCCGAGGCGGCCGCCGTGTCGGAGGTGGCCGAGCCGGCCGCTCCGCGCCGCCGGCGCCGTGCCACCCGCGATGTGGCCGCGCCCGGGGCCGACGAGGAGCCGAAGGCGGCCGAGGCCGCCGCACCGGCGGAGGAGGCCGCGCCGCGCCGTCGCCGCCGTGCCACCCGCGGTGCCGAGGCCCCCGAACCCGTCGCCGAGGAGACGACCGCGCCGCAGGAGGAGACCGCGCCGCGCCGTCGCCGCCGGGGCGGCGACGAGCGGGCCGAGCCCGCCCGGACCTCCGACACCGGGCACCCGGTGACGGCACCGGCGGCCCCGGTCGCCGTGTTCCAGGCCCCCGTGTTCCAGGCGCCCATGTTCCAGACGCCGCAGCGCGCGGCCGAGGAGGCCGCCGCCGGCCGCGGACGCGCCGACGAGGACGAGCACGAGGACGGCTACGAGGACGAGGCCGCCTGGGACGCCGAGGAAGCGGGCGGTACCACGGCCGACGACACCGGCGCCGAGGACGAGGCGTACGCCGCCGACCGGCCCGCGCGCCGCCGGCGCAGGGGCGGCCGCCGCCGCCGCAGGGGCGAGACCGCCGAGCGCGCCGCCGAGGCGGCGGCCGGCGGCCAGGAGCGGGACGAGGCGCCCGAGCGCGCCTTCGCCGAGGACGAGCGGCCGGCGGACCACGCCGAGCCGGACACCGCGGAGCCCGCCGACACCGGCGACGAGGCCGACCACGACTCCGGGGCGGCCGACGAGGCCGGCGGCTCCCGCCGCCGGCGGCGCAGGCGCCGCCGCAGCGGCGACGGCGAGGGCGCGGCCGAGCCCGTCGCCGCCGACGACCCGGAGCGCACCGTCATCAAGGTCCGCGAGCCGCGCCGCAAGCGCGACGAGACGGCCGAGAGCGCGGACGGCGTGCAGTCCATCAAGGGCTCGACCCGTCTGGAGGCGAAGAAGCAGCGCCGCCGCGAGGGCCGCGAGCAGGGCCGCCGCCGGGCGCCCATCATCACCGAGGCGGAGTTCCTGGCGCGCCGGGAGTCCGTCGAGCGGGTCATGGTCGTGCGGGAGAGCGGCGAGCGCACCCAGATCGGCGTGCTGGAGGACAACGTCCTCGTCGAGCACTTCGTCAACAAGGAGCAGTCCGCCAGCTACGTCGGCAACGTCTACCTCGGCAAGGTCCAGAACGTCCTGCCGTCCATGGAGGCGGCGTTCGTCGACATCGGCAAGGGCCGCAACGCCGTCCTGTACGCCGGTGAGGTCAACTTCGAGGCCCTCGGCCTCGGCCACGGCCCGCGCCGCATCGAGACCGCGCTGAAGTCCGGCCAGCCCGTCCTCGTCCAGGTGACCAAGGACCCCATCGGTCACAAGGGCGCGCGGCTCACGAGCCAGATCTCGCTGCCGGGCCGCTACCTGGTCTATGTCCCCGAGGGGTCGATGACCGGCATCAGCCGCAAGCTGCCCGACACCGAGCGTGCCCGGCTGAAGCAGATCCTGAAGCGGATCGTCCCCGAGGACGCCGGCGTCATCGTGCGCACCGCCGCCGAGGGCGCCACCGAGGCCGAGCTCACGCGCGACGTGGAGCGGCTCCAGGCGCAGTGGGAGGAGATCCGGAAGAAGGCGAAGAAGGGCAACGCGCCGTCCCTCCTGTACGGCGAGCCGGACATGACCGTCCGTGTCGTCCGGGACATCTTCAACGAGGACTTCTCCAAGGTCATCGTCAGCGGTGACGACGCCTGGGAGACGATCCACGGCTATGTCTCGCACGTGGCGCCCGACCTCGTGGACCGGCTCCAGCGGTGGACGTCCGAGGTCGACGTGTTCGCGACCTACCGGATCGACGAGCAGCTCGCGAAGGCCCTGGACCGGAAGGTGTGGCTGCCGAGCGGTGGTTCGCTCGTCATCGACCGCACCGAGGCGATGGTCGTCATCGACGTCAACACCGGCCGGTTCACCGGTCAGGGCGGCAACCTCGAGGAGACCGTCACCCGGAACAACCTGGAGGCGGCCGAGGAGATCGTCCGGCAGCTCCGGCTGCGCGACCTCGGCGGCATCATCGTGATCGACTTCATCGACATGGTGCTGGAGTCCAACCGCGACCTCGTGCTGCGGCGGCTCCTCGAATGCCTGGGTCGTGACCGGACCAAGCACCAGGTCGCCGAGGTGACGTCGCTCGGCCTCGTCCAGATGACGCGCAAGCGCGTCGGGCAGGGCCTGCTCGAGTCGTTCTCCGAGCCCTGTGTGCACTGCAACGGCCGCGGTGTCATCGTCCACGTCGACCACGGGCAGGTACCGGGCGGCGGCGGTGCCGGCCGCAAGGGCCGCAAGCGCGGCAAGGGCGGCGCCGAGCAGCAGGCCGAGCCGGCCGTGCGGGAGACGCCCGCCGAGCAGGCGCCCGTGGCCGAGGAGCCGGCGGTGGAGGAGCCGGTGGCCGAGGAGCCGGAGCCGCAGGCCCCGGTGGCGGAGACCCCGGCGGCCGAGGCCCCGGAGGCTCCGGCCACCGAGGAGGCCGGGCCGCGCCGCAGGCGTCGCGTCACCCGCAAGGTGAGCGCGCCCGCCGGGCCGCCCAGGAGTGCCGGTGCGGCGGCGGAGGAGGTCGTCCTCCCCGCCGGTCCCGCGACGGCCGGGCCCGAGCCGGCTCCCGCCGCCGAGGCCGAGGCCGAGCCTGCGCCCCGGCGCGGCGCCCGCAAGGTGACGGTCCCGGCCGGCTCGCCGCGGACCACGGCGGAGCCCGAGGTCGTCGTCGTGCCGGCCACGGCCGCCACCACGGCTCCCGAGCCGGCGGCAGCGGCCGACGAGCCCGCGGACGGGGCCGGTTCCGGCACCGCCGACGTCGTCCCGCCGCCCCGGCGGCGGGCGGTGCGGCGCGCGTCGGCCCCGGCCGGTTCGCCCGAGGGCGCGACCGAGGCCGTCATCACGGTCGTCCCGGCCGGCACGAAGAAGACGGCGGCCAGGAAGACGGCCAAGAAGGCCGCGGCGAAGAAGACGGCGGCCAAGACCACCGCGAAGAAGACGGCGGCCAAGAAGACCACCAAGAAGGCCGCCACGAAGAAGACGGTCAAGAAGACCGCGGCCAAGAAGTCCGCCAAGGCGGCCGCGGCCGAGGCGGCGCCGCCGCCCTCGGTGTCCGCATCCGCCGACGAGTGA